Proteins encoded within one genomic window of Granulicella pectinivorans:
- a CDS encoding quinone oxidoreductase family protein, producing the protein MKAIQMFETGGPEVLRLVDVPVPAPGPKEALIKIEACGVNFIDTYFREGRYPAPLPYTLGQEAAGIVEEVGSEVTTVKVGDKVAWCGVPGTYAEYAVAPADRLVHVPDGLSSQQAAAAMLQGMTAHYLAQTTYVIHAGDTVLVHAGAGGVGLLLTQMAKRLGAWVITTVSTEEKAELSRAAGADEVIFYNQEPFEVAVRRITEGVGVPVVYDSVGKTTFEQSLKCLAPLGMMVLYGASSGAVPPFDLIRLSQMGSLFVTRPTLKDYIGPRKYLEWRAADVLGWIDEGALKLRMEYSYPLADAAEAHRALEGRKTTGKVLLIP; encoded by the coding sequence ATGAAGGCGATTCAGATGTTTGAGACGGGTGGGCCAGAGGTTCTGCGTCTGGTGGATGTCCCAGTACCTGCTCCAGGGCCGAAGGAAGCGCTGATCAAGATTGAGGCCTGCGGGGTCAACTTTATCGACACGTACTTCCGCGAGGGACGTTATCCCGCTCCACTGCCCTATACGCTTGGGCAGGAGGCTGCCGGTATCGTGGAGGAGGTCGGCTCCGAGGTCACGACCGTGAAGGTAGGCGACAAGGTGGCGTGGTGCGGCGTTCCAGGCACCTACGCGGAGTACGCCGTCGCGCCCGCCGACCGACTCGTGCATGTGCCTGACGGGTTGAGTTCGCAGCAGGCAGCCGCGGCGATGCTGCAGGGCATGACCGCTCACTATCTCGCACAAACGACGTATGTGATTCACGCAGGCGACACGGTGTTGGTCCACGCCGGTGCGGGCGGTGTTGGCCTTTTGCTCACCCAGATGGCGAAGCGGCTGGGCGCATGGGTGATCACGACCGTCTCCACCGAGGAGAAGGCCGAGCTCTCGCGCGCAGCGGGCGCGGATGAGGTGATCTTCTACAACCAGGAGCCTTTCGAGGTTGCGGTGCGGCGCATCACCGAGGGTGTTGGCGTGCCGGTGGTCTACGATTCGGTGGGCAAGACCACCTTCGAGCAGTCGCTAAAGTGCCTCGCGCCTCTTGGCATGATGGTGCTTTATGGCGCATCCAGCGGTGCCGTGCCCCCGTTCGACCTGATCCGTCTGTCGCAGATGGGATCGCTCTTCGTCACCAGGCCCACCCTGAAGGACTACATCGGCCCCAGAAAGTATCTGGAATGGCGCGCCGCGGACGTTCTGGGCTGGATCGACGAGGGTGCTCTCAAGCTGCGCATGGAGTACAGCTACCCCCTGGCCGACGCCGCCGAAGCCCACCGAGCCCTAGAGGGCCGCAAGACCACCGGCAAGGTCCTGCTGATCCCTTAA
- a CDS encoding glycosyltransferase family 2 protein — MLKYSIVVPFHNEEENVTALYDRVKHVMELVGETFELVFVDDGSRDRTYRLLEEIAAVDSRVLVIKLRRNFGQTSALAAGFDHAQGECILAMDGDLQHDPSEIPNFLAKLEEGYDVVSGWRAQRGDNLMMRRIPSMLANKIMAAFSGVAIHDFGTTFKAYRREVIQNIPLYGEMHRFIPALASWYGASICEIPISNPQRVAGKSHYGISRTFRVFFDLLTIRFLLRYMTRPLHFFGWIGAVGMLSGGAIGAWMILLKLITHQAVGGEHGPLLVLAAVLILGGIQMLGIGLLGELQVRHFHTANHRAPYAVDRILRLRSNEESMHL, encoded by the coding sequence GTGCTGAAATACTCCATCGTCGTGCCGTTTCATAACGAAGAAGAGAACGTGACCGCGCTCTATGACCGGGTGAAGCACGTCATGGAGCTTGTGGGTGAGACGTTTGAGCTGGTCTTTGTCGACGACGGCTCCCGCGACCGCACGTACCGCCTGCTTGAAGAGATCGCCGCGGTCGACTCGCGTGTGCTGGTCATCAAGCTGCGCCGTAACTTCGGGCAGACCTCCGCCCTTGCCGCGGGCTTCGATCATGCGCAGGGCGAGTGCATTCTTGCCATGGATGGCGACCTGCAGCACGATCCCTCCGAGATTCCCAACTTCCTCGCCAAGCTAGAAGAAGGCTACGACGTCGTCAGCGGATGGCGTGCGCAGCGTGGGGACAACCTCATGATGCGGCGCATCCCCTCGATGCTCGCGAACAAGATCATGGCCGCCTTCTCCGGCGTCGCGATTCACGACTTCGGCACTACCTTCAAGGCCTATCGCCGCGAGGTGATCCAGAACATTCCGCTCTATGGCGAGATGCATCGCTTCATTCCCGCGCTGGCAAGCTGGTACGGCGCAAGCATCTGCGAGATTCCCATCTCGAACCCGCAGCGGGTGGCGGGCAAGAGCCACTACGGTATCTCGCGAACGTTCCGGGTCTTCTTCGACCTGCTCACCATCCGCTTCCTGCTCCGCTACATGACCCGCCCGCTCCACTTCTTCGGCTGGATCGGTGCGGTCGGCATGCTCTCGGGCGGCGCGATCGGCGCGTGGATGATCCTGCTGAAGCTGATCACGCATCAAGCTGTCGGCGGAGAGCACGGGCCTCTGCTTGTGCTCGCGGCAGTCCTGATTCTGGGGGGAATTCAGATGCTTGGAATCGGCCTGTTGGGAGAGCTCCAGGTAAGGCACTTCCACACGGCGAACCACCGGGCTCCCTACGCCGTGGACCGGATTCTGCGGCTGCGGTCAAACGAAGAGAGCATGCACCTTTGA
- a CDS encoding Do family serine endopeptidase has translation MSVKTNSLVDGLRRFGLPAGIAAATALGTVMFVNSNGVHASAITAAALDDQSVSAISQLDQAMEAVASRVTPAVVNISVTSKAEDTDDQGSIQGLPPGFAQFFGQGGGRPQQPQTQHGIGSGVIISPDGYIVTNGHVVEGATQIRVTLHDRRILTGKVIGVDKLTDLAVVKVNATDLPAISWGDSGKLVPGQTVLAFGSPFGYFQFSVTRGIVSAVDRPNPYSDDARKPGGYIQTDAAINPGNSGGPLVNAHGELVGINTFIISNSGSFAGAGFAIPAQIARSTTAQLIKFGKVDHGYLGISMNDVTPDNAHFFNLNDANGAIVAQVTPGSPASAAGLKQGDVIRALDGQKIVNGSALQVAVSQKTPGTKLALDVLRNGKEQTINLTVGTYKKDGQEVADASGDGSPKSGKLGLAVANLTDDQRQQLHVPTDVKGALIANVRPDSPAEDAGLQPGDVVLEVNRHATATADQFVNQVHDGGKDVLLLVWSKGNASYRTIHTDSDKG, from the coding sequence ATGTCAGTGAAAACTAATTCATTAGTTGATGGTCTCCGCCGTTTCGGCCTGCCGGCTGGCATCGCAGCAGCAACAGCTCTCGGTACCGTCATGTTCGTCAACTCCAACGGCGTGCACGCCTCAGCCATCACCGCCGCGGCTCTCGACGACCAGAGCGTCTCGGCCATCAGCCAACTCGACCAGGCCATGGAGGCAGTCGCCTCCCGCGTCACCCCCGCCGTCGTCAACATCTCCGTCACCTCGAAGGCTGAGGACACCGACGATCAGGGAAGCATTCAGGGCCTGCCCCCTGGCTTCGCGCAGTTCTTCGGGCAGGGAGGCGGTCGGCCCCAGCAGCCCCAGACCCAGCACGGCATCGGCAGCGGCGTCATCATCTCGCCCGACGGATACATCGTCACCAACGGCCACGTCGTAGAAGGCGCCACGCAGATCCGCGTCACCCTCCACGATCGCCGCATCCTTACCGGTAAGGTCATCGGCGTGGACAAGCTCACCGACCTCGCCGTCGTGAAGGTTAACGCCACCGATCTGCCGGCTATCTCCTGGGGCGACTCCGGCAAGCTTGTCCCCGGCCAGACCGTCCTCGCCTTCGGCAGCCCCTTTGGCTACTTCCAGTTCTCCGTCACCCGCGGCATCGTCAGCGCGGTCGATCGCCCCAACCCCTACTCCGATGACGCCCGCAAGCCCGGCGGCTACATCCAGACCGACGCAGCCATCAACCCCGGAAACTCCGGCGGCCCGCTCGTCAACGCGCACGGCGAACTGGTCGGAATCAACACCTTCATCATCTCTAACAGCGGCTCCTTCGCCGGTGCCGGCTTCGCCATCCCGGCGCAGATCGCCAGAAGCACCACCGCCCAACTCATCAAGTTCGGCAAGGTCGATCATGGCTACCTCGGCATCAGCATGAACGACGTCACCCCGGATAACGCTCACTTCTTCAACCTGAACGACGCGAACGGCGCCATCGTGGCCCAGGTCACCCCCGGCTCCCCGGCAAGCGCCGCCGGCCTCAAGCAGGGTGACGTCATCCGTGCCCTCGATGGCCAGAAGATCGTCAACGGCAGCGCCCTCCAGGTGGCCGTCAGCCAGAAGACACCTGGAACCAAGCTGGCTCTCGACGTCCTCCGCAACGGCAAGGAGCAGACGATCAACCTGACCGTCGGCACCTACAAGAAGGATGGCCAGGAGGTCGCCGACGCATCCGGTGACGGCAGCCCCAAGAGCGGCAAGCTTGGCCTCGCCGTCGCCAACCTTACCGACGACCAGCGCCAGCAGTTGCATGTTCCCACCGACGTCAAGGGAGCCCTGATCGCAAACGTCCGCCCCGATAGCCCCGCCGAAGACGCCGGCCTCCAGCCCGGAGACGTCGTCCTCGAGGTAAATCGTCACGCCACCGCAACCGCCGACCAGTTCGTCAACCAGGTCCACGACGGCGGCAAGGATGTTCTTCTTCTCGTCTGGTCGAAGGGTAACGCCAGCTACCGCACCATCCACACGGACAGCGATAAGGGCTAA
- a CDS encoding M56 family metallopeptidase: MPLLLGTFAHLFALAGSALVASAWEGCVLVAAVAFSLRLLPGIPARARSLVWLAVMMLVVALTFVHASHATGESSNGGIQIGLGWTLALAAIWLGLSAVRAARLLWSAALLRGIATRARRLAVSPEITHLLNGRAIVCVSDEVSVPSVAGFFAPRILIPSGIVDRLSEQDLRQIVVHEREHLRRGDDWVNLLQKLSLVLFPLNPALVWVERRLCAEREMACDDAVLKATGSPKAYASCLASLAEHTLVRRGVSLALGAWERRPELARRVARILARPQGEMRRSRAVVAAMLVGVVAGGGALSRSPQIVRFASSVDAPVATLRPMASDGAHMVLASAVVPIRHDGGLVGDGIVPAPKPMAHKPERRRSRPALSPTVAQDRAAQPDPEARMVTVRVDAALPARRVLLAFDEDSQISYAAVPVRNGWLIFQL; this comes from the coding sequence ATGCCTCTTCTCCTCGGAACATTCGCCCATCTCTTTGCCCTCGCCGGCTCGGCGCTCGTGGCCTCCGCCTGGGAAGGCTGTGTCCTGGTCGCCGCCGTGGCCTTCTCCCTGCGCCTTCTGCCCGGAATCCCCGCCCGAGCCCGCTCTCTGGTCTGGCTCGCCGTCATGATGCTCGTGGTGGCCCTTACCTTCGTCCACGCCTCCCACGCAACCGGCGAATCCAGCAACGGAGGCATCCAGATCGGTCTCGGCTGGACCCTCGCACTCGCCGCCATCTGGCTCGGCTTGTCCGCCGTCCGCGCAGCCCGCCTGCTCTGGAGCGCCGCGCTCCTCCGCGGAATCGCGACCCGTGCGCGTCGCCTGGCCGTGTCGCCCGAAATCACGCATCTCCTCAACGGACGAGCCATCGTCTGTGTCTCCGATGAGGTCAGCGTGCCCAGCGTGGCCGGCTTCTTCGCCCCCCGCATCCTTATCCCCTCCGGAATCGTCGACCGCCTCTCCGAACAGGATCTCCGCCAGATCGTCGTCCACGAGCGCGAGCATCTGCGTCGCGGCGACGACTGGGTCAACCTCCTGCAGAAGCTCAGTCTGGTCCTCTTCCCGTTGAACCCGGCCCTTGTCTGGGTAGAGCGCCGCCTCTGCGCCGAGCGCGAAATGGCCTGCGACGATGCCGTACTCAAGGCCACCGGCTCCCCCAAGGCCTATGCCAGTTGCCTCGCCAGTCTCGCGGAACACACGCTCGTCCGGCGCGGCGTCTCGCTGGCTCTCGGCGCATGGGAGCGCAGGCCCGAACTTGCCCGTCGCGTGGCCCGTATCCTGGCGCGTCCCCAGGGCGAGATGCGGCGCTCCCGCGCTGTAGTCGCCGCCATGCTGGTCGGCGTCGTCGCGGGCGGCGGAGCGCTCAGCCGTTCGCCCCAGATCGTCCGCTTCGCAAGCTCCGTGGACGCCCCGGTCGCAACTCTCCGCCCCATGGCCTCGGATGGCGCCCATATGGTCCTCGCCTCGGCCGTCGTGCCCATCCGTCACGACGGTGGTCTGGTCGGCGATGGTATTGTCCCCGCCCCGAAGCCCATGGCGCATAAGCCTGAGCGCAGGCGTTCACGCCCGGCGCTCTCGCCCACGGTGGCTCAGGATCGGGCAGCGCAGCCCGACCCCGAGGCCCGGATGGTCACCGTCCGTGTCGACGCCGCTTTGCCTGCGCGGCGCGTCCTCCTCGCCTTCGACGAGGACTCTCAGATTTCGTACGCGGCTGTTCCGGTTCGGAACGGCTGGCTCATCTTTCAACTCTAA
- a CDS encoding BlaI/MecI/CopY family transcriptional regulator — MPPKRSITLTEAELRLMRVLWQRGESAVSDMVAAVADATPLAYTSVLTTVRVLERKGYVVHRQEGRAFLYSACVAQHEAGRSEVSHLLSRFFGNSREKLMLALLGDEEISAEELQRMKQAIASAADDLPEGEAC, encoded by the coding sequence ATGCCTCCGAAGCGATCCATTACGTTGACCGAAGCGGAACTCCGGCTCATGCGCGTGCTCTGGCAGCGCGGCGAGTCTGCTGTTTCGGACATGGTGGCGGCCGTCGCCGACGCCACGCCCCTCGCCTACACCTCTGTTCTCACCACGGTCCGCGTCCTCGAAAGAAAGGGATACGTCGTCCACCGTCAGGAGGGCCGCGCCTTTCTCTACAGCGCATGCGTCGCCCAGCACGAGGCCGGAAGATCCGAGGTCAGCCACCTCCTCAGCCGCTTCTTCGGCAACTCCCGCGAAAAGTTGATGCTCGCCCTCCTCGGCGATGAAGAGATCTCCGCCGAGGAGTTGCAGCGCATGAAGCAGGCCATCGCCAGCGCGGCGGATGACCTGCCGGAAGGCGAGGCGTGCTAA
- a CDS encoding dienelactone hydrolase family protein gives MIILDGEHVELSTPYGPMRTHILRPASPGRYPAILLYSEIFQATAPIRRTAAMLAGHGYIVAIPEIYHEFVPAGEVFPYDQAGSDRGNDLKYRKEVASYDADARAVIDHFLARPDCNGKIGAMGICLGGHLAWRAAFNPEVLGTVCFYATDLHKASLGAGMKDDSLARTADIKGEMFMVWGRQDPHVPLEGRTIIQAKLNEVGTRMSWIEVNGAHAFLRDEGLRYDPDLAHSMMGLVFNFFHRRLSDGDHQA, from the coding sequence ATGATTATTCTTGACGGCGAACACGTAGAACTTTCCACGCCCTATGGCCCCATGCGCACGCATATTCTGCGCCCTGCCTCGCCGGGGCGTTATCCGGCCATCCTTCTTTATTCCGAGATCTTCCAGGCTACGGCTCCGATTCGCCGGACCGCCGCGATGCTGGCGGGGCATGGATATATCGTGGCGATTCCTGAGATTTATCACGAGTTCGTTCCGGCGGGCGAGGTGTTCCCGTATGACCAGGCGGGATCGGACCGGGGGAACGACCTGAAGTATCGCAAGGAGGTGGCCAGCTACGACGCCGATGCACGGGCTGTGATCGACCATTTTCTGGCGCGGCCGGACTGTAATGGGAAGATCGGGGCGATGGGGATTTGTCTGGGTGGTCATCTGGCTTGGCGGGCGGCGTTCAACCCCGAGGTGCTGGGGACGGTTTGTTTCTATGCGACGGACCTGCACAAGGCTTCACTGGGCGCGGGGATGAAGGACGACTCGCTGGCGCGGACGGCCGATATCAAGGGTGAGATGTTCATGGTTTGGGGGCGGCAGGATCCGCATGTTCCGCTGGAGGGCCGCACGATCATTCAGGCGAAGCTGAATGAAGTCGGGACGCGGATGAGCTGGATCGAGGTGAATGGAGCGCATGCGTTTCTGCGCGACGAAGGACTGCGGTACGACCCGGATCTGGCGCACAGCATGATGGGTCTGGTGTTCAACTTTTTCCATCGGCGGCTGAGCGACGGGGATCACCAGGCGTAA
- a CDS encoding ATP-dependent helicase C-terminal domain-containing protein — translation MNRKPALPVDAILPGVLESLRTTPSLVIEAPPGAGKTTRVPPALLGLVPGEVIVLEPRRIAARLAARRVAWEMNEEAGETVGYQVRFEEKIGPRTRLRFVTEGILNRRFLTDPTLKGVDAVVLDEFHERHLDSDLALALLKRLQRTRPNLLIVVMSATLDAGPIAAYLGNCPVLRSEGRLYPLTIRHIPYSPEPLHIQVRKAVATLNAEGHTANILTFLPGSAEIRRAMRECESLPGLTVLPLHGDLTPAEQDRAVLPSALPGFRERKLILATNVAESSVTVQGVSAVIDSGLVRRATYSPWTGLPTLEIGRISKASATQRAGRAGRTGPGQVLRLYTENDLFLRPGHDTPEIARTDLSHLLLTLRAMKIAHLGDLDWLDAPPADAVASAESLLDRLGANAAMAERLARYPLPPRLSRIVVESLERGVGEDGCRAAALLGLGARSEKSDLLAALDLPPDPRLRQHIEQLLRMARPSKQDHHNDEALLLAILSGFPDRVAKRKAGKQVLLASGITAELAGEVPTYEFMVALDVEDRKENPMPLVRTTARIEPDWLLDLFSDRVEEQATIVWNRSNDRVERVSALVYEKLVLEETRGAASETEAADMLAAKALEVGIEQFVDRATLEHFTMRLEFAGFEPPDIAGTLRELCLGLQSFGDLKKASPNFMPLLEERSNARLLNEVAPLSIRLKNGRPTKVHYEQGRPPWIASRLQDFWGMRDTPKIGPDSIPLTVHLLGPNQRALQTTTDLAGFWDRLYPQLRPGLARKYPKHQWPEKKA, via the coding sequence GTGAACCGAAAGCCAGCATTGCCGGTGGACGCGATTCTGCCGGGTGTGCTCGAATCCCTGCGGACCACGCCCAGCCTCGTCATCGAAGCCCCTCCAGGAGCCGGGAAAACCACCCGCGTCCCACCCGCTCTCCTCGGCCTGGTTCCGGGCGAGGTTATCGTCCTCGAACCCCGCCGGATCGCTGCCCGCCTCGCCGCCCGCCGCGTAGCCTGGGAGATGAATGAGGAGGCCGGCGAGACCGTCGGCTATCAGGTCCGCTTCGAAGAAAAGATCGGCCCCCGTACCCGCCTCCGCTTCGTCACCGAAGGCATCCTCAATCGACGCTTCCTCACCGACCCCACCCTCAAGGGCGTCGACGCCGTCGTCCTCGACGAGTTCCACGAGCGCCACCTCGACAGCGACCTCGCCCTCGCCCTGCTCAAGCGCCTCCAACGCACCCGCCCCAACCTCCTCATCGTCGTGATGTCCGCGACCCTCGACGCCGGACCCATCGCGGCGTATCTCGGCAACTGCCCCGTCCTCCGCTCCGAGGGACGCCTCTATCCACTCACCATCCGCCATATCCCTTACTCCCCTGAGCCCCTGCACATCCAGGTCCGCAAGGCCGTCGCCACCCTCAACGCCGAGGGCCACACCGCCAACATCCTCACCTTCCTGCCCGGCTCTGCCGAGATCCGCCGCGCCATGCGCGAGTGCGAGAGCCTCCCCGGCCTCACCGTCCTCCCACTCCACGGCGACCTCACCCCCGCCGAACAGGACCGCGCCGTCCTCCCATCCGCTTTGCCTGGATTCAGGGAACGCAAGCTGATCCTCGCTACCAACGTAGCCGAGAGCTCCGTCACCGTCCAAGGCGTAAGCGCCGTCATCGACAGCGGCCTGGTCCGCCGAGCCACCTACTCTCCCTGGACCGGCCTTCCCACCCTCGAAATCGGCCGCATCAGCAAGGCCTCCGCCACCCAGCGCGCCGGCCGCGCCGGCCGGACCGGCCCCGGCCAGGTCCTTCGTCTCTACACCGAGAACGACCTCTTCCTCCGTCCCGGCCACGACACCCCCGAGATCGCCCGGACCGACCTCTCGCATCTCCTCCTCACTCTTCGCGCCATGAAGATCGCCCACCTCGGCGATCTCGACTGGCTCGACGCACCCCCAGCCGACGCCGTAGCCAGCGCCGAATCTCTCCTCGACCGCCTCGGCGCCAACGCCGCCATGGCCGAACGCCTCGCCCGCTACCCGTTGCCTCCACGCCTCTCCCGCATCGTCGTCGAGTCCCTCGAACGCGGCGTTGGCGAAGATGGATGCCGCGCCGCCGCCCTCCTCGGCCTCGGTGCCCGCAGCGAAAAGAGCGATCTCCTCGCCGCCCTGGACCTCCCGCCCGACCCGCGCCTCCGCCAGCACATCGAACAGCTCCTCCGCATGGCCCGCCCCTCCAAACAGGATCACCACAACGACGAAGCCCTCCTCCTCGCCATCCTCTCCGGCTTTCCCGACCGCGTCGCCAAACGCAAAGCAGGGAAGCAGGTCCTCCTCGCCTCCGGCATCACCGCCGAACTCGCCGGCGAAGTTCCCACCTATGAGTTCATGGTCGCCCTCGACGTCGAAGACCGCAAAGAAAACCCCATGCCCCTCGTCCGCACGACCGCCCGCATCGAGCCCGACTGGCTCCTCGATCTCTTCTCCGACCGCGTCGAAGAGCAGGCGACCATCGTCTGGAACCGCTCCAACGATCGCGTCGAACGCGTCAGCGCCCTCGTCTACGAAAAGCTCGTCCTCGAAGAGACTCGCGGAGCCGCCTCCGAGACCGAGGCCGCCGACATGCTCGCCGCCAAAGCCCTCGAAGTCGGCATCGAGCAGTTCGTCGACCGCGCCACCCTCGAACACTTCACCATGCGCCTCGAGTTCGCCGGCTTCGAACCGCCCGACATCGCCGGAACTCTCCGTGAGCTCTGCCTGGGCCTGCAAAGCTTCGGCGACCTGAAGAAGGCCTCCCCAAACTTCATGCCCTTGCTCGAAGAACGCTCCAACGCTCGCCTCCTCAACGAAGTCGCCCCCCTGAGCATCCGCCTGAAGAATGGCCGCCCAACCAAGGTCCACTATGAGCAGGGCCGTCCCCCTTGGATCGCCTCGCGCCTGCAGGACTTCTGGGGCATGAGAGATACCCCCAAAATCGGCCCCGACTCGATCCCTCTCACGGTCCACCTGCTTGGCCCGAACCAGCGCGCCCTCCAGACCACCACCGACCTGGCCGGCTTCTGGGACCGCCTCTACCCGCAACTCCGCCCCGGCCTGGCCCGCAAATATCCCAAGCACCAATGGCCCGAGAAGAAGGCGTAA
- the htpG gene encoding molecular chaperone HtpG, producing MAKQEFQTEVSQLLQLIIHSLYSHPEIFLRELISNSSDALDKLRHLTLTDETFKNLPFDPRIALGLDEEKSTLTIGDTGIGMNEEDLISHLGTIARSGTKNFLNQLSGDAKKDSNLIGQFGVGFYSAFMVADKIEVVSRKAGEELAWRWTSDGKSGFDIEPAERDVAGTTIILHLNDEGKQYANSWRLKEVVKKYSNHIAFPIFLTYEKSEWNAEEKKSDKVLTTEQVNAASALWRRSKSELTDEDYKELYKSISGDSNDPLFWFHTKAEGSLEYTTLFYIPSKAPLDLYQAEYKVGVKLYVKRVFILDDAKELLPQYLRFVRGIIDSEDLPLNVSREILQQNKVLTSIRTASVKKILTELKNISLNQPEKYLEFIQEYNRPLKEGLYGDYANREALLELIRFKSTAVEGLTSLADVKTRMQGEQKSIYYITGGSESLLRTSPLLEIYKKKGLEVLILDDEIDEIVFSGIEKYGEIDLKAVNKASTSEDLKDDSPEAKDEAEALKPLLEKLKATLGDRVKDVRASVRLADSPSCIVSDEEEPSLQMQQMLRAMGQKEIPLPKPTLEINPDHEIVKKLLARPDDAIAQDAAWMLFEQALLMEGVPLQDPAAFVQRLNRVLSLSV from the coding sequence ATGGCAAAGCAAGAATTTCAAACCGAAGTCAGTCAACTCCTGCAACTCATCATCCACTCGCTGTATTCGCACCCGGAGATCTTTCTTCGCGAACTGATCTCGAACTCGTCCGACGCATTGGATAAGCTCCGCCATCTGACGCTCACCGACGAGACGTTCAAGAACCTCCCCTTCGATCCGCGCATTGCACTTGGTCTCGACGAAGAGAAATCGACCCTCACGATCGGCGACACGGGTATCGGCATGAACGAAGAGGACCTGATCTCGCATCTCGGCACGATTGCGCGGTCGGGCACCAAGAACTTCCTCAACCAGCTTTCCGGCGACGCCAAGAAGGACTCGAACCTGATTGGACAGTTCGGCGTGGGCTTCTATAGCGCGTTCATGGTTGCGGACAAGATTGAGGTCGTCTCGCGCAAGGCTGGTGAAGAGCTGGCATGGCGCTGGACCTCGGATGGCAAGAGCGGCTTCGATATCGAGCCCGCAGAGCGCGATGTCGCTGGCACCACGATCATCCTGCACCTGAACGACGAGGGCAAGCAGTATGCCAATAGCTGGCGGCTGAAGGAAGTGGTCAAGAAGTACTCGAACCACATCGCCTTCCCCATCTTCCTGACTTACGAGAAGAGCGAGTGGAACGCCGAAGAAAAGAAGTCCGACAAGGTGCTTACGACCGAGCAGGTGAACGCGGCCAGCGCGTTGTGGCGGCGGTCGAAGAGCGAGCTGACGGACGAGGACTACAAGGAACTGTACAAGTCCATCTCGGGCGATTCGAACGATCCGCTCTTCTGGTTCCATACCAAGGCTGAAGGCTCGCTCGAGTACACGACGCTGTTTTATATTCCGTCGAAGGCTCCGCTGGATCTCTACCAGGCCGAGTACAAGGTGGGCGTGAAGCTGTATGTGAAGCGCGTCTTCATCCTGGACGATGCGAAGGAGCTTCTGCCGCAGTACCTGCGGTTCGTGCGCGGGATCATCGACTCCGAAGACCTGCCGCTGAACGTGAGCCGCGAGATTCTGCAGCAGAACAAGGTGCTGACCAGCATCCGCACGGCGAGCGTGAAGAAGATTCTGACGGAGTTGAAGAACATCTCGCTGAACCAGCCGGAGAAGTACCTTGAGTTCATTCAGGAGTACAACCGGCCGCTGAAGGAAGGTCTGTACGGCGACTATGCGAACCGCGAGGCGCTGCTGGAGCTGATCCGCTTCAAATCGACCGCAGTGGAAGGCCTGACCAGCCTGGCCGATGTGAAGACACGCATGCAGGGCGAACAGAAGAGCATCTACTACATCACGGGTGGGTCGGAGTCCCTGCTGCGTACGTCACCTCTGCTGGAGATTTACAAGAAGAAGGGTCTCGAGGTGCTGATCCTGGATGACGAGATCGACGAGATCGTCTTCTCCGGGATCGAGAAGTATGGCGAGATCGACCTGAAGGCCGTGAACAAGGCCTCCACCAGCGAAGACCTGAAGGACGACAGTCCAGAGGCCAAGGATGAGGCTGAGGCGCTGAAGCCTCTGCTGGAAAAGTTGAAGGCTACGCTTGGCGACCGCGTGAAGGATGTGCGGGCGTCGGTGCGGCTGGCCGACAGCCCTTCGTGCATCGTCTCCGATGAGGAAGAGCCCTCGCTGCAGATGCAGCAGATGCTTCGGGCGATGGGCCAGAAGGAGATTCCTCTGCCGAAGCCGACGCTCGAGATCAACCCAGACCACGAGATCGTGAAGAAACTGCTGGCGCGGCCCGATGACGCGATCGCCCAGGACGCGGCATGGATGCTCTTCGAGCAGGCCCTGCTGATGGAGGGCGTGCCTCTTCAGGATCCGGCTGCGTTTGTGCAGCGGCTGAATCGCGTGTTGAGCCTGTCGGTATAG
- a CDS encoding Rab family GTPase gives MSIHKKICIIGEFGVGKTSLVARYVRSIFSDKYHTTVGVKIDKKDVTVGDEEVTLVLWDLAGESAVSALKVSLVKGAAGFILVSDGTRRETLLATTRLHQEVVGILGTVPFIVSVNKADLIADWTVTSADVEEFRATGWDVRLTSAKDGQGVEQIFSDLASRLLQAGGADSDEP, from the coding sequence ATGAGTATTCACAAGAAGATCTGCATCATTGGGGAGTTCGGCGTCGGCAAGACCAGCCTGGTGGCGCGGTATGTGCGCAGCATCTTTTCGGACAAGTATCACACGACGGTTGGGGTGAAGATCGATAAGAAGGATGTCACGGTCGGCGATGAGGAGGTCACTCTCGTGCTGTGGGATCTGGCGGGTGAGTCGGCGGTGAGTGCGCTGAAGGTGTCTCTGGTGAAGGGCGCGGCGGGCTTCATTCTGGTCTCGGACGGGACGCGGCGTGAGACGCTGCTGGCGACGACGCGCTTGCATCAAGAGGTCGTTGGCATCCTGGGGACGGTTCCCTTTATTGTTTCGGTGAACAAGGCCGACCTGATTGCGGACTGGACTGTGACCTCGGCCGATGTCGAAGAGTTTCGTGCGACCGGGTGGGACGTGCGGCTGACCAGCGCGAAGGACGGACAGGGCGTGGAACAGATCTTCTCCGACCTTGCGTCGCGGCTTCTCCAGGCAGGCGGTGCAGACAGTGACGAACCCTAA